A single window of Cryptococcus neoformans var. neoformans JEC21 chromosome 3 sequence DNA harbors:
- a CDS encoding expressed protein produces the protein MSGLKAHFNENPVTPPPEKTEGDTFASSGTRTPLDEKPVPFSRPSTPTPAHDQLAFVGLGEMGKRMATNLAKHLSENGQPPLLVYNRKEEGVTDFIEYAEKNGVTEDMYEVKADLEEIGRTADLIVTSLAGDEAVEEVYNHLFNGQETQKGKGDGILPGGHGRSTIFVDTSTVYPTTAGRIERLATSKPHRSFLSCPVFGVPRAAETADLILAISGDYFAKKHAAHALVPAIGKKVMDLGSNVERAMSFKLVGNSLELGFIELLSECFTLCDQTGVGSDQLVELIKLQHKSPALIRYADRITKNKFDSTGGFNLGGGINDARHIRQLAESHNVPMPVMDVAQQHMLSARAHGGDIMDWTALVGGQRISAGLQPFAGKMRLEKYEE, from the exons ATGTCAGGACTCAAAGCACACTTTAACGAAAACCCAGTAACACCTCCTCCAGAGAAGACAGAAGGAGACACCTTTGCCTCTTCTGGCACCAGAACGCCGCTTGATGAGAAGCCTGTCCCTTTCTCCAG GCCttccactcccactcccgCTCAT GATCAACTCGCGTTCGTCGGTTTGGGTGAGATGGGTAAGCGAATGGCCACCAACTTGGCCAAGCACCTCTCTGAGAATGGTCAG CCGCCTTTACTCGTGTACAACcgaaaggaggagggtgtcACCGACTTTATTGAGTACGCGGAGAAGAACGGAGTGACCGAGGACATGTATGAGGTCAAGGCTGATTTGGAAGAAATTGGACGAAC GGCCGACTTGATCGTGACTTCTTTGGCTGGTGATGAGGCTGTGGAAGAGGTTTATAACCACTTGTTCAATGGACAAGAG ACTCAGAAGGGCAAAGGTGACGGTATCCTTCCTGGCGGTCATGGCCGAAGCACCATTTTTGTCGACACCAGTACTGTATACCCCACCACTGCCGGCCGTATCGAGAGACTTGCAACCTCCAAGCCCCATCgatctttcctctcttgcCCCGTCTTTGGCGTCCCTCGTGCCGCCGAGACTGCGGATCTTATTCTCGCTATCTCTGGTGACTACTTTGCTAAGAAGCACGCTGCTCACGCTCTTGTGCCGGCTATTGGCAAGAAGGTAATGGACTTGGGCAGTAATGTTGAACGAGCCATGTCTTTCAA GCTCGTCGGTAACTCTCTCGAGCTCGGATTCATCGAGCTCCTCTCCGAATGCTTCACTCTGTGTGACCAAACCGGCGTAGGATCGGATCAGCTCGTTGAACTCATCAAGCTCCAACACAAAAGCCCCGCTTTGATCAGATATGCTGACCGAATTACCAAAAACAAATTTGATAGCACGGGTGGTTTTAACTTGGGCGGAGGTATCAACGATGCTCG ACACATTCGTCAGCTCGCTGAGTCACACAACGTTCCCATGCCTGTAATGGATGTTGCCCAGCAGCACATGCTCTCAGCCCGAGCGCATGGTGGTGATATCATGGACTGGACAGCGCTTGTTGGTGGGCAGAGGATCTCTGCTGGTTTGCAGCCTTTCGCTGGTAAG ATGCGTTTGGAGAAGTACGAGGAATAA
- a CDS encoding expressed protein has protein sequence MRTLENSMTVTIDRPPPNEGQPLPVDLALRIAAFLFGSGAHSTLAALHRCSKDYYFALSPIVYRKVSFKPKKTYALFFLGDDFLLSPDSLGKQVDNAVASETIFSAERAVLRRILALQHVRHLSIHSLPADSSPLTKAFTSAVNAYSPNYLILPSLQSVQLLPPVADEIRTYIPETYDRPHNPAFLESLISTSRPTKLCLSYPVVPSQSWDEHLELTTIKQYQLVARMNRLIDDGWSSLETFCVHDIVHQVLPSLKGCKNVYHFSSHCILTGEIGRVEGGEREGGGAVFVNPGKSSTGIPGPKWNFRSWQIGTAVKNLFPSGANAGAILENTSWVFVNHKGHILTKLENDDDDDTGVGYMEVGRLIDDAIKGGLPQDLIGRAGFKRELADEVLEKMKFTPGEMQCVSCGRIGHKGATIAKLQDIL, from the exons ATGCGTACCCTTGAAAA TAGTATGACCGTCACCATAGACCGACCTCCTCCCAACGAGGGGCAACCTCTTCCCGTCGACCTCGCCCTTCGCATCGCggcttttctttttggaAGCGGAGCACACTCTACCCTCGCGGCCCTCCACAGATGCTCGAAAGATTATTACTTTGCTCTCAGCCCTATCGTCTACCGCAAAGTATCTTTCAAGCCCAAGAAGACTTACGCtctgttcttcttgggcGACGATTTTCTTTTATCTCCAGACTCGTTGGGGAAGCAGGTCGACAACGCAGTCGCGTCTGAAACCATTTTCAGCGCTGAGCGTGCAGTTCTCCGTCGTATCCTGGCTCTCCAACACGTTCGCCATCTTTCTATTCACTCCCTTCCTGCAGACTCCTCCCCCCTGACCAAAGCGTTTACATCTGCAGTCAATGCTTACTCTCCCAACTACCTCATCTTACCTTCCCTCCAATCCGTCCAGCTATTGCCCCCGGTCGCTGATGAGATCCGTACCTACATCCCAGAGACATACGACCGACCCCATAACCCAGCTTTCCTCGAatccctcatctccacctctcGACCTACCAAGCTCTGCCTCTCCTATCCAGTCGTGCCTTCCCAGTCATGGGACGAGCACTTGGAACTCACGACAATCAAACAGTACCAGCTTGTGGCGCGTATGAACCGTCTGATCGACGATGGATGGTCCTCGCTAGAGACGTTTTGCGTGCATGATATCGTGCATCAGGTGCTTCCTTCTTTAAAGGGGTGTAAAAATGTTTACCACTTTTCATCACATTGTATCCTTACGGGTGAAATTGGGAGGGTCGAGGgtggggaaagagaaggaggaggagcggTGTTCGTCAATCCAGGTAAATCATCGACAGGGATTCCAGGGCCTAAATGGAACTTCCGAAGCTGGCAAATTGGTACAGCTGTGAAaaatctcttcccctcaGGCGCGAATGCTGGTGCCATCCTTGAAAACACGTCTTGGGTGTTCGTGAACCACAAGGGTCACATTCTTACCAAGCTAGAgaatgacgatgacgatgataCTGGCGTAGGGTATATGGAAGTCGGGAGATTGATCGATGATGCGATTAAAGGAGGGTTGCCTCAGGATTTGATTGGCAGAGCGGGGTTCAAGAGAGAGTTGGCAGATGAGGTCTTAGAGAAAATGAAATTTACCCCGGGTGAAATGCAATGTGTCTCTTGCGGCC GTATCGGTCATAAAGGCGCCACAATTGCTAAACTACAAGATATCTTATGA
- a CDS encoding structural constituent of ribosome, putative, giving the protein MGAYKYLQELYTKKQSDVLQFVSRVRCWEYRQLAVIHRASRPSRPDKARRLGYKAKQGYLIYRVRVRRGNRKKQAPKGATYGKPVRQGVNHLKSPRGLKATAEERVARRCGNLRVLNSYWVNQDGVYKYYEVILVDPSHKAIRRDARINWIANPVHKHREMRGLTAEGKKNRGLGKGSKHNHQPQKATWKKHNTLSLRRYR; this is encoded by the exons ATGGGTGCCTACAAGTATCTCCAGGAGCTCTACACCAAGAAGCAGTCCGACGTGCTTCAGTTCGTCTCCCGTGTCCGATGCTGGGAGTACCGACAGCTCGCCGTCATCCACCGAGCTTCTCGACCTTCTCGTCCCGACAAGGCTAGGCGACTCGGATACAAGGCCAAGCAGGGCTATCTCATCTACCGTGTTAGGGTCAGGAGGGGTAacaggaagaagcaagCTCCCAAGGGTGCTACTTACGGTAAGCCCGTCAGGCAGGGTGTCAACCACCTCAAGTCTCCTAGAGGTTTGAAGGCTACCGCCGAGGAGAGGGTTGCCAGGAGGTGTGGTAACTTGCGAGT TCTCAACTCTTACTGGGTCAACCAGGACGGTGTATACAAGTACTACGAGGTCATCCTTGTCGA CCCCTCTCACAAGGCCATCCGACGAGACGCCCGTATCAACTGGATCGCCAACCCCGTCCACAAGCACCGAGAGATGCGTGGCCTCACCGCcgagggcaagaagaaccGTGGTTTGGGCAAGGGTTCCAAGCACAACCACCAGCCCCAGAAGGCCACCTGGAAGAAGCACAACAC CCTTTCTCTCCGACGATACCGTTAA
- a CDS encoding D-lactate dehydrogenase (cytochrome) oxidoreductase protein, putative, producing MSAARPLNALRRSTQRSFRPSSVSRRFNSTVPPPPPPQPPAGISSAWYALSLAIFCGAGYLVGNVNSLPPSTALQESSVGIAHQKAHQPSYGSHKDYVAAINDLKASWEKKGKGDKVSTDDADLETHGVSDWSYHPAKKPTVVVWVDTTEEVQEVVKLANKYKVPITPFSGGTSLEGHFSSPYGGISLDISAMDKIIEVSELDGEARVQAGVKWEDLNAYLKEKGVPLFFPLDPGPGATIGGMAGTGCSGTNAVRYGTAKAEWFLNLTVVLPTGEIIKTRSHARKSAAGWDATKLFIGAEGTFGIVTEATLRLAPLLPTKCAVVTFDGVEEAVRAATEVVNAGYPVQCVEYMDARTMEAINKGGLAGRQYKPVDSLFFKFQGSDHSMAEVSQGVKALVAKHGGKNFEFSASDAEADALWQGRKTALWSVLGLLEDSKVWTTDVCVPISKLPTLVQETSEDFEKRGLVACHFGHVGDGNVHSLALFRDEAELHRVEVAVHEMVERAIRLGGTCSGEHGVGLGKIDYLPLELGDGTVNLMETIKRTVDPFNLMNPGKVYPNIKPKHQ from the exons ATGTCAGCAGCACGCCCACTCAACGCTCTCAGACGTTCCACCCAGCGCTCTTTCCGCCCATCCTCCGTCTCTCGACGCTTCAACTCTACcgttccccctcctccccctccacaGCCTCCCGCCGGCATCTCCTCCGCGTGGTACGCCCTCTCTCTCGCCATCTTCTGCGGAGCTGGCTACCTCGTCGGTAATGTCAACtcgcttcctccttctACAGCACTGCAAGAATCTTCTGTTGGTATCGCTCATCAGAAAGCACACCAACCTTCGTACGGTTCCCACAAGGACTACGTAGCTGCTATCAACGATCTCAAAGCCAgctgggagaagaagggtaaaggCGACAAGGTCAGCACTGATGACGCCGACCTTGAAACACACGGTGTGAGCGACTGGTCTTACCATCCTGCCAAGAAACCGACCGTAGTTGTTTGGGTTGACACTACCGAAGAAGTCCAGGAAGTTGTCAAATTAGCCAACAAGTATAAGGTCCCTATCACCCCCTTCTCAGGTGGAACTTCTCTTGAAGGCCATTTTAGCAGTCCTTATGGTGGTATCTCTCTGGACATTTCTGCGATGGACAAGATCATCGAGGTTTCCGAGCTTGACGGTGAAGCCAGAGTACAAGCCGGTGTGAAATGGGAAGACCTTAATGCATATCTCAAAGAAAAGGGCGTCCCATTGTTCTTCCCTCTCGATCCCGGACCTGGTGCTACTATCGGTGGTATGGCCGGTACGGGATGTAGTGGTACCAACGCTGTCCGGTACGGTACCGCCAAAGCTGAATGGTTTTTGAACCTCACCGTTGTCCTCCCCACTGGGGAAATCATCAAAACCCGTTCCCACGCGCGTAAATCCGCTGCCGGCTGGGATGCTACAAAACTCTTCATAGGAGCTGAAGGTACATTCGGTATCGTCACTGAAGCCACACTCCGTCTCGCGCCTCTCCTGCCTACCAAATGTGCAGTCGTCACTTTTGACGGTGTGGAGGAAGCTGTCCGGGCTGCGACAGAGGTTGTGAATGCCGGATACCCTGTGCAGTGTGTAGAATATATGGATGCGAGGACGATGGAAGCGATCAATAAGGGTGGACTGGCGGGAAGACAGTACAAGCCTGTCGACTCTTTATTCTTCAAGTTTCAGGG ATCGGACCACTCTATGGCCGAAGTCTCCCAAGGAGTCAAAGCTCTCGTCGCCAAGCACGGCGGAAAGAACTTTGAGTTCTCAGCATCCGACGCTGAGGCCGACGCCCTCTGGCAGGGACGTAAAACCGCCCTGTGGAGTGTTTTGGGGTTGCTTGAGGACTCGAAGGTCTGGACGACCGATGTTTG CGTGCCGATCTCCAAATTACCGACTCTCGTACAAGAGACTTCTGAAGACTTTGAGAAACGCGGTCTCGTGGCATGCCACTTTGG TCACGTAGGTGACGGCAACGTACACTCCCTCGCCCTTTTCCGAGACGAAGCCGAACTCCATCGAGTCGAGGTCGCAGTCCACGAAATGGTCGAGCGCGCTATCCGTCTAGGTGGAACATGTTCCGGCGAACATGGTGTGGGATTGGGTAAAATTGATTATCTGCCACTGGAGTTGGGGGATGGTACTGTTAATTTGATGGAGACTATAAAGAGGACTG TCGACCCGTTCAATTTGATGAATCCCGGGAAAGTCTACCCCAACATCAAGCCCAAGCATCAgtaa
- a CDS encoding mitochondrial carrier protein, putative yields the protein MSDQSERDVKIDDMPTSSSSSSSEPHYTLSPHPPHTDSSFHPLPTDPTPPPQPMCLREAPGPDIFSDHRPTLAEFRASEGPAARASKLRALWKSLPALPSIPDGDEPTPTKKMQLPGQGTTAALSPERAERLRRLYEEELVKRISEERPDSSLWGGPDDLEPEMKNLKGKGIAWQDFRRFLWDKERELWDIFQELDHNADGRLDAQEMRAALSRSGVDVTPATVSDLVHFLASPSNKEGLPKGPSQGGSEEGLYLTFADFRDFLIMLPRKATPFEIYKFYQVRKRFSDGRGAARVDKEGDISISFPKAPNSPQTSTAAGFFHPPKQHKEEDEEFADTPGPYDEDVEVVQEDRHEAWRFLLAGAIAGGVSRTVTAPFDRLKVYLITTDDFSAFNRHPQINHPLQNGFRAVTNLWGAVQRIYMEGGGLRAFWVGNGLNVTKILPESAIKFVSYEQSKKFLAKYWDKVSDPSELSSSSRFISGGVGGITSQLAIYGLETLKTRIQSDIGPNQGWEHVVKTAKEMWRAGGVRTYYRGLTLGLVGVFPYSAIDMGTYETLKTAYCRSTKADEPPVFAVLSFGALSGSIGAATVYPVNLLRTRLQASGSSGHPHQYTGFRDVMQQTLKNEGWRGLYKGLLPSILKVGPAVGVSWIVYEESKRMLGV from the exons ATGTCAGATCAATCGGAAAGAG ACGTTAAGATAGATGATATGccaacctcatcctcatcctcatcctccgaACCCCATTACACCCTCTCACCCCATCCACCCCACACTGACTCATCATTTCACCCCTTACCTACCGACCCaacacctcctcctcaacctaTGTGCCTTCGCGAAGCCCCCGGACCCGACATCTTTTCGGACCATCGTCCCACTCTTGCCGAGTTCCGCGCCAGTGAAGGTCCTGCCGCAAGAGCTTCAAAACTCAGGGCGCTCTGGAAATCTCTTCCCGcccttccatccattcCTGATGGCGACGAACCCACACCGACAAAAAAGATGCAGCTTCCTGGCCAGGGTACCACTGCGGCCCTGTCGCCTGAGCGCGCTGAGAGGTTAAGAAGGCTctacgaagaagaattggTCAAGCGTATTAGCGAGGAGAGACCGGATAGTTCATTATGGGGTGGACCTGATGACCTTGAGCCGGAAATGAAGAATTTAAAGGGAAAAGGTATCGCGTGGCAAGATTTCAGGCGGTTCTTATGGGATAAGGAAAGAGAGTTGTGGGATATCTTCCAGGAACTGGATCATAACGCCGACGGCCGTCTTGACGCGCAAGAGATGAGAGCCGCACTTTCTCGTTCAGGGGTGGACGTCACGCCGGCAACTGTTTCTGATCTTGTCCATTTCCTCGCCAGTCCCTCTAACAAAGAAGGCTTACCTAAAGGGCCCTCGCAGGGAGGTTCAGAAGAGGGGTTGTACCTTACGTTCGCCGATTTCAGAGATTTCCTGATCATGTTGCCCAGAAAAGCGACGCCATTTGAAATCTACAAAT TCTACCAAGTCCGGAAACGATTTTCTGACGGCCGAGGTGCCGCTCGCGTCGACAAAGAAGGCGATATAAgcatctccttccccaaaGCCCCCAACTCACCTCAAACATCTACCGCCGCTGGATTCTTCCACCCCCCAAAACAAcataaagaagaagacgaagagttTGCCGACACCCCCGGACCATACGACGAGGACGTTGAAGTCGTGCAGGAAGATAGGCATGAGGCATGGAGGTTCCTCCTGGCGGGTGCCATTGCCGGTGGCGTCTCGCGGACGGTGACAGCTCCATTCGACAGGTTGAAAGTCTACCTCATCACGACTGATGATTTTTCTGCTTTCAATCGTCATCCACAAATCAACCATCCTTTACAAAATGGTTTCAGGGCGGTGACGAATCTGTGGGGAGCGGTGCAGAGGATTTATATGGAAGGTGGGGGATTGAGAGCGTTCTGGGTTGGGAATGGATTGAACGTGACAAAGATCCTCCCT GAATCCGCTATCAAATTCGTCTCATATGAACAATCCAAAAAATTCCTCGCCAAATACTGGGATAAAGTCTCAGATCCGTCAGAactttcctcatcttcccgtTTCATCTCTGGCGGCGTAGGTGGTATCACCTCCCAATTGGCCATTTACGGTCTCGAAACCCTCAAAACGCGGATACAAAGTGATATTGGCCCGAACCAAGGATGGGAACATGTGGTCAAGACAGCAAAGGAAATGTGGAGAGCAGGAGGGGTCAGGACATATTATCGCGGACTGACGCTGGGTCTGGTCGGCGTTTTCCCGTACAGTGCGATTGATATGGGAACATATGAGACACTCAAGACGGCGTATTGTCGGTCGACAAAGGCGGATGAGCCGCCGGTATTTGCTGTACTCTCGTTTGGAGCGCTTTCAGGTTCTATTGGCGCTGCGACTGTTTATC CTGTCAACCTCCTTCGAACACGACTTCAGGCTTCTGGCTCATCTGGCCATCCACATCAATACACTGGTTTCCGCGACGTTATGCAGCAGACCCTCAAGaatgaaggatggagaggccTTTATAAAGGGTTACTGCCTAGTATATTGAAGGTGGGCCCCGCAGTGGGTGTCAGCTGGATTGTGTATGAGGAGTCGAAGAGGATGCTGGGAGTTTAA